The Vicia villosa cultivar HV-30 ecotype Madison, WI linkage group LG1, Vvil1.0, whole genome shotgun sequence genome includes a region encoding these proteins:
- the LOC131643681 gene encoding protein PSK SIMULATOR 1, which produces MGGICSRSWKATVDGVAVDNVPGESSRHSANNGHANIDNEGGNGMAYQSVSATINSNSTLLPLADGFDKHQRESFSFTGLEKVPYGPGMEDINDGIPRLPRTLSHKSRKTVKVSEVSSLLGRAGTVGLGKAVDVLDTLGSSMTNLNLNSGFTSGVTTKGNKISILAFEVANTIVKGANLMQSLSKESIKHLKEVVLPSDGVQNLVSRDMNELLRIAAADKREELKIFSGEVVRFGNRCKDPQWHNLERYFEKLGSELSPQRQLKEEAEIVMQQLMTFVQYTAELYHELHALDRFDQDYRRKLQEEDSSNATQRGDSLAILKAELKSQKKHVRNLKKKSLWSKILEEVMEKLVNIVHFLYLEINEAFGSVDIDKQVKDSQGNHKKLGAAGLALHYANIITQIDTLVSRSGSVPPNTRDALYQGLPPNVKSALRSKLQSFQVKEELTVPQIKDEMEKTLKWLVPIATNTTKAHHGFGWVGEWANTGSDVNRKPTGQSDLLRIETLHHADKDKTEAYILELVVWLHHLVSQVRVGNGGIRSPVKSPIRSPNQKTLQLFTQKGCSSSPLLTIEDQQMLQDVGKRKLTPGISKSQEFETAKTRLNKHHRLSKSSNHSPISESKNDIFCTRWRLPSIPFIDFDIDRMKALDVIDRVDSIGGS; this is translated from the exons atggGTGGCATTTGTTCGAGATCATGGAAAGCTACTGTAGATGGTGTAGCTGTAGATAATGTACCTGGTGAAAGTTCGAGACATTCTGCGAATAATGGTCATGCTAATATTGACAATGAAGGTGGAAATGGAATGGCTTATCAGTCTGTTTCTGCGACTATAAATAGTAATTCAACTTTGCTTCCTCTCGCTGATGGGTTTGATAAACATCAACGGGAGTCATTTTCGTTTACTGGATTGGAGAAGGTTCCGTATGGGCCGGGTATGGAGGATATAAATGATGGGATTCCTCGGCTGCCACGGACGTTATCGCATAAATCTAGGAAAACTGTTAAG GTATCAGAAGTGAGCTCCCTCTTGGGCAGAGCAGGTACAGTCGGACTTGGCAAGGCCGTAGATGTTTTGGACACACTAGGTAGTAGTATGACAAATTTGAATCTCAATAGTGGTTTTACATCGGGAGTTACaacaaaaggaaataaaatttcaattttggcCTTTGAAGTTGCAAACACAATAGTTAAGGGTGCCAATCTAATGCAATCTCTTTCAAAAGAGAGCATTAAACATTTAAAAGAGGTTGTTCTGCCATCTGATGGAGTGCAAAACTTAGTATCTAGAGATATGAATGAACTCCTAAGAATTGCTGCTGCAGACAAGAG AGAAGAATTGAAAATATTTTCGGGCGAAGTTGTGCGGTTTGGAAATCGATGCAAAGATCCCCAGTGGCACAACCTGGAACGTTATTTTGAGAA GTTAGGTTCAGAGCTTTCACCTCAAAGGCAATTGAAAGAGGAGGCAGAGATTgtgatgcaacaattaatgacCTTTGTTCAATATACTGCT GAATTATATCATGAATTGCACGCCTTAGACAGGTTTGATCAAGATTATCGACGCAAGCTTCAAGAAGAGGACAGTTCAAATGCCACACAGAGAG GAGACAGCCTTGCAATTTTAAAAGCAGAACTGAAGAGTCAAAAGAAGCATGtaagaaatttgaaaaaaaaatcactgTGGTCCAAGATTTTGGAAGAG gtgATGGAAAAGCTTGTAAATATCGTCCATTTTCTATATTTGGAGATAAACGAAGCATTTGGTAGTGTTG ACATTGATAAGCAAGTGAAAGATTCTCAAGGCAACCATAAGAAGTTGGGGGCTGCTGGTCTTGCTTTGCATTATGCAAACATTATCACTCAAATTGATACTCTG gtATCTCGATCAGGTTCTGTGCCTCCTAATACTAGGGATGCTTTATATCAAGGACTGCCTCCTAATGTAAAATCAGCATTGCGCTCTAAGTTACAGTCATTTCAGGTTAAAGAAGAG CTTACTGTCCCACAAATCAAAGATGAAATGGAGAAAACATTGAAGTGGCTTGTTCCTATTGCTACTAACACAACGAA AGCTCATCATGGCTTTGGATGGGTTGGAGAATGGGCAAACACAGG GTCTGATGTCAACCGTAAACCTACGGGCCAGTCAGACTTGTTGAGAATCGAAACACTACACCATGCTGATAAAGATAAAACAGAAGCGTATATACTTGAACTGGTTGTTTGGCTACATCACCTAGTCAGCCAAGTAAGAGTTGGCAACGGAGGAATAAGGTCCCCTGTCAAATCTCCGATTCGTTCTCCAAACCAGAAAACATTGCAATTGTTTACACAAAAAGGCTGCTCTTCTTCTCCCTTGTTAACAATCGAAGATCAACAAATGCTTCAAGATGTTGGCAAGAGGAAACTAACACCCGGCATCAGTAAAAGTCAGGAATTTGAAACTGCCAAGACTAGGTTGAACAAACACCATAGACTTAGCAAGAGTAGTAATCATTCCCCAATCAGTGAAAGCAAAAACGATATATTCTGCACAAGATGGCGGCTACCTTCTATTCCTTTCATCGACTTTGATATTGACCGAATGAAGGCCTTGGATGTCATTGATAGGGTGGATAGCATTGGAGGTTCATAA